One genomic window of Quercus robur chromosome 6, dhQueRobu3.1, whole genome shotgun sequence includes the following:
- the LOC126688949 gene encoding GATA transcription factor 15-like, with protein sequence MVDLSDKGSESETHKKTCADCGTTKTPLWRGGPAGPKSLCNACGIRSRKKRRASLGLNKEDKKSKRASINGSNNNNHNNKISNSLKQRLLALGREVLMQRSTVERQRKKLGEEEEAAVLLMALSYGSVYA encoded by the exons GGATCGGAGTCTGAGACCCACAAGAAGACCTGTGCTGATTGTGGTACCACAAAGACCCCTCTTTGGCGTGGCGGCCCAGCTGGTCCAAAG TCACTGTGTAATGCTTGCGGGATCAGAAGCAGGAAGAAGAGAAGAGCTAGTTTGGGTTTGAACAAAGAGGACAAGAAGAGCAAGAGAGCTAGTATTAATGGCAGCAATAACAACAACCATAATAATAAGATAAGCAATAGTTTGAAGCAGAGGCTATTGGCTTTGGGAAGAGAGGTTTTGATGCAGAGATCAACGGTAGAGAGGCAACGAAAGAAATTAGGTGAAGAGGAAGAAGCGGCTGTGCTATTGATGGCTCTATCTTATGGCTCTGTTTATGCTTAG